A region from the Streptomyces tsukubensis genome encodes:
- a CDS encoding CU044_2847 family protein, whose product MAHSAEFQFEDGTPVRFLLAPGPAPVTAPEDPAGPYPGPYGPEEDDELPPGMGPAVPVARGDRDRGEPGRFATYAGGALRGALRPVSALLEEVHHTVTSVPQPPSEVSVTFGAQIGQDLKLGIVGGTGQAHLTVTAVWQPLPAAPAADPGTGAGTGTDPDSPSGTGAAAGPE is encoded by the coding sequence GTGGCACATTCCGCGGAGTTCCAGTTCGAGGACGGCACGCCCGTCCGGTTCCTGCTCGCCCCCGGCCCGGCCCCCGTCACGGCACCGGAAGACCCCGCCGGCCCGTACCCGGGGCCGTACGGACCGGAGGAGGACGACGAGCTGCCGCCGGGCATGGGCCCGGCCGTCCCGGTCGCCCGCGGGGACCGGGACCGCGGGGAGCCCGGCCGGTTCGCGACCTACGCGGGCGGCGCGCTCCGCGGCGCCCTGCGGCCGGTGAGCGCACTGCTGGAGGAGGTGCACCACACCGTCACCTCGGTCCCGCAGCCGCCGTCGGAGGTGAGCGTCACCTTCGGCGCGCAGATCGGCCAGGATCTGAAGCTCGGCATCGTCGGGGGTACGGGCCAGGCCCACCTCACCGTGACCGCGGTCTGGCAGCCCCTACCGGCAGCCCCGGCAGCCGACCCGGGCACAGGCGCAGGCACGGGCACGGACCCCGACTCCCCCTCCGGTACGGGCGCGGCCGCCGGACCGGAGTAG
- a CDS encoding bestrophin-like domain — protein MSEWLVLGIVMAAATAVVVAVTLLNQRRRSLKEARGDDLRDDGVETPDVLEYMTMMVGVVYAIVLGLAIAGVWEARSVAQDEARREAQALHELVQRAEVFPADYRARLSNDVDAYVSHVVRQEWPRMVDGDDVNGRGGELLDEIRDDVAGHVPRGELQAQAYQPMLDRVAIVDEARNSRIQSAAATLPGVVWFGLIIGALVTVGLIFTMNIGRSYQELLLAGFFSALIAFLLFLVWDFDAPFGRSGTDSADMFRQLFPGAAGTAPG, from the coding sequence ATGTCCGAATGGCTGGTCCTCGGAATCGTCATGGCCGCGGCCACCGCGGTCGTCGTCGCCGTCACCCTCCTCAACCAGCGCCGAAGAAGCCTCAAGGAGGCGAGGGGTGACGATCTCCGCGACGACGGCGTGGAGACGCCGGACGTCCTGGAGTACATGACGATGATGGTCGGCGTGGTGTACGCCATCGTCCTCGGGCTCGCCATCGCGGGCGTCTGGGAGGCCCGCAGCGTCGCCCAGGACGAGGCCCGGCGCGAGGCCCAGGCCCTCCACGAACTGGTGCAGCGCGCCGAGGTGTTCCCCGCCGACTACCGCGCCCGGCTCTCCAACGACGTCGACGCCTACGTCTCGCACGTCGTCCGCCAGGAGTGGCCCCGGATGGTCGACGGCGACGACGTCAACGGCCGCGGCGGCGAACTGCTCGACGAGATCCGCGACGACGTCGCGGGCCACGTGCCCCGCGGCGAACTCCAGGCCCAGGCCTACCAGCCCATGCTGGACCGGGTGGCGATCGTGGACGAAGCCCGCAACTCCCGGATCCAGAGCGCCGCGGCGACCCTGCCCGGGGTGGTGTGGTTCGGGCTGATCATCGGCGCGCTGGTGACGGTCGGGCTGATCTTCACCATGAACATCGGCCGCAGCTATCAGGAGCTGCTCCTCGCGGGCTTCTTCAGCGCACTGATCGCGTTCCTGCTCTTCCTGGTCTGGGACTTCGACGCCCCCTTCGGACGGTCCGGTACGGATTCGGCGGACATGTTCCGGCAGCTGTTCCCCGGCGCCGCGGGCACCGCACCCGGCTGA